The Bombus huntii isolate Logan2020A chromosome 11, iyBomHunt1.1, whole genome shotgun sequence genome includes a window with the following:
- the LOC126870916 gene encoding uncharacterized protein LOC126870916, with protein sequence MPNIRKIKSFSDNDDLQNQIQRDRKMRENRKRSNDKYQNIKNKQLCKIKLAKYIVNDLKNYGPGNLLHVYALSTITGKSIRIWRSKDSLYETIDDPTNQRSTKDFIDVEYHEQSNLTGHWTLLNNIDPINVELDLNACLFAVIAAQSGESADDLRNNTIDFLTNNSKHLIDQIDKFLSSNNNAKQLMIGGARYIGTSPRAAGIILDRSQNVLCHDCRALGHPRGHASDRFATGPEDSVENYSRTTHSRKSGFLSRTDQDNVAHLVLSHAKARRAMEELNTGATSIAVELSRRDLQTNHFILPQMKEFYNGTADSEELNTNCVIIVLRHHIGKYRDPNADVFVHTFYPKHYC encoded by the coding sequence ATGCCTAATATTAGGAAAATCAAAAGTTTTTCGGATAACGAtgatttacaaaatcaaatacAGCGGGACAGAAAAATGCGCGAAAATCGCAAAAGATCGAACGATAAATACCAGaacataaaaaacaaacaaTTATGCAAAATCAAATTAGCTAAATACATTGTTAATGATCTAAAAAATTACGGGCCGGGTAATTTGCTTCACGTATACGCGCTAAGTACTATAACAGGGAAATCTATTCGAATATGGAGATCGAAAGATAGCTTATATGAAACGATAGATGATCCAACGAATCAAAGATCGACCAAGGATTTCATCGACGTAGAATATCACGAACAGTCAAATTTAACAGGACATTGGACGctattaaataatatagatCCTATTAATGTCGAGCTGGATTTAAACGCGTGTCTATTTGCAGTAATAGCTGCTCAAAGTGGAGAAAGCGCTGACGATTTAAGAAACAATACTAttgattttttaacaaataattccAAACATTTAATCGATcaaatcgataaatttttatcttcgaATAATAATGCAAAACAGCTAATGATCGGCGGTGCTCGATATATCGGTACATCACCTAGAGCAGCGGGTATTATTCTCGACAGGTCGCAAAATGTTTTGTGTCACGATTGTAGAGCACTTGGTCATCCAAGAGGGCACGCATCCGACAGATTCGCTACAGGCCCAGAGGATAGCGTCGAGAACTATTCTCGAACGACGCATTCAAGGAAATCTGGTTTTTTGAGTAGAACGGATCAAGACAATGTCGCCCATCTCGTCTTAAGTCATGCAAAAGCGAGGCGAGCAATGGAGGAATTAAATACTGGCGCGACATCCATAGCGGTAGAGTTGTCGCGTAGAGATTTACAAACAAATCATTTTATTCTACCTCAAATGAAAGAATTCTATAATGGTACGGCGGATTCCGAGGAATTAAACACTAATTGTGTTATAATAGTACTGAGACATCATATAGGAAAATATAGAGATCCCAATGCAGACGTTTTTGTACATACATTTTATCCAAAACATTATTGTTGA